In Chloroflexota bacterium, one DNA window encodes the following:
- a CDS encoding 2-oxoisovalerate dehydrogenase, with protein MEPVAGTEIIFMVEEAEEGVFVARALGYSIFTEADTWDELKASVQDAVACHFGAGVAPMVGIIRAS; from the coding sequence ATGGAACCAGTTGCCGGGACGGAGATCATCTTCATGGTTGAAGAGGCAGAGGAAGGCGTCTTCGTTGCGCGCGCGCTCGGGTACTCGATCTTCACCGAGGCTGATACATGGGATGAATTAAAGGCGAGCGTGCAGGATGCGGTCGCATGTCATTTTGGCGCGGGCGTCGCTCCGATGGTCGGGATCATTCGCGCGTCGTGA
- a CDS encoding acetylornithine/succinylornithine family transaminase, which yields MRSHVILARASLRWSGSFARRERKRRGGESVTNYLELEERYQSGVYAKRPITVVRGAGARLWDDTGKAYIDCVGGQGSANLGHCHPAIVKAITTQAQTLITATEIFHNDQRARLLEKLVSVAPPGMQRVYLCNSGTESIEAALKLSRYATGRTGFVAFMRGFHGRTMGALSATYEPKYREPFLPLVPDFAHVPYDNLAKADAAITDKTAGVIVEIVQGEGGVRPGSAEFLQGLQRLCRERGAMLILDEVQTGFCRTGKMFACEHYGLAPDFLCVAKSIAGGLPMGATLIGPRVKPLEPMLHGSTFGGNPLVCAAAFAAIDTMQTEHLAERATEVGAYFKGRLERIESPLIREVRGLGLMLGVELKQKVTPYLQTLMQEGVLALPAGPTVLRLLPPLVIERSDVDAAADIIERVLCEVKE from the coding sequence ATGCGGTCGCATGTCATTTTGGCGCGGGCGTCGCTCCGATGGTCGGGATCATTCGCGCGTCGTGAGCGCAAACGGCGGGGGGGGGAATCGGTGACGAACTATCTTGAGCTTGAAGAGCGCTACCAGTCCGGCGTATACGCCAAGCGGCCGATCACGGTCGTGCGCGGCGCCGGCGCGCGCCTGTGGGACGACACGGGCAAAGCGTACATTGACTGCGTCGGCGGGCAGGGCAGCGCCAACCTCGGCCACTGTCATCCGGCCATCGTCAAGGCGATCACCACGCAGGCGCAGACGCTGATTACCGCGACCGAGATCTTCCACAACGATCAGCGCGCGCGCTTGCTGGAAAAGCTCGTCTCCGTCGCGCCGCCGGGCATGCAGCGCGTCTACCTCTGCAACTCCGGCACCGAGTCGATCGAGGCTGCGCTCAAGCTGTCGCGCTACGCCACCGGCCGCACTGGTTTCGTCGCGTTCATGCGCGGCTTTCACGGTCGCACCATGGGCGCACTCTCCGCGACCTACGAGCCGAAGTATCGCGAGCCGTTCCTGCCGCTAGTGCCGGACTTCGCGCATGTCCCGTACGACAACCTCGCCAAAGCCGACGCGGCGATTACCGACAAGACGGCGGGCGTCATCGTCGAGATCGTGCAGGGTGAGGGCGGTGTGCGGCCCGGCTCGGCCGAGTTCCTGCAAGGGTTGCAGCGACTGTGCCGCGAGCGCGGCGCGATGCTGATCCTCGATGAAGTGCAGACCGGCTTCTGCCGCACCGGCAAGATGTTCGCCTGCGAGCACTACGGGCTGGCGCCGGACTTCCTCTGCGTCGCGAAGTCGATCGCCGGCGGCCTGCCAATGGGCGCGACGCTGATCGGCCCGCGCGTGAAGCCGCTGGAGCCGATGCTGCACGGCTCCACGTTTGGCGGCAACCCACTGGTCTGCGCTGCGGCGTTTGCCGCGATTGACACGATGCAGACGGAGCACCTGGCCGAGCGCGCGACCGAGGTCGGCGCGTACTTCAAGGGACGGCTAGAGCGCATCGAGTCGCCGCTGATCCGTGAGGTGCGCGGTCTGGGCCTGATGCTTGGCGTCGAACTGAAGCAGAAGGTGACGCCGTACCTGCAGACGCTGATGCAGGAAGGCGTGCTGGCGCTGCCGGCCGGCCCCACCGTGCTGCGGCTGCTGCCGCCGCTCGTGATTGAACGGTCCGATGTGGACGCGGCGGCTGACATCATTGAGCGCGTGCTGTGCGAAGTGAAAGAATAG
- the lysS gene encoding homocitrate synthase, producing MSLDKFNIIESTLREGEQFVGANFTTEQKIKIAHALDGLGVEYIELTSPLASPQSNTDAKIIADLGLKARILTHIRCAKEDAKVALDTGVDGLDVVIGTSSYLREFSHGKSIDEIVDLAGDVLTYIRSQAPNIELRFSTEDSFRSEMQDLFRVYLAVDKLGVVNRLGIADTVGIATPTQVHRMVSTLRSMTKADIEFHGHNDSGCAIANSFAALEGGATHIDTSVLGIGERNGITPLGGFIARMYTTNRALTKQKYRLDRLRRIDEMVGEMVGVAVPFNNYVTGVTAFTHKAGIHAKAILNNPETYEALDPHDFGLTRYISIAHKLTGWNAVKDRAEQLGLTLTDEQVKAVTAHIKDLADHKPIDLEDVDELLHRWAEKQ from the coding sequence ATGTCACTCGACAAATTCAACATCATCGAATCGACGCTGCGCGAAGGGGAGCAGTTCGTCGGCGCGAACTTCACGACCGAGCAGAAAATCAAGATCGCGCATGCGCTGGACGGCCTGGGCGTCGAGTACATCGAACTGACCTCGCCGCTGGCCTCGCCGCAGTCGAATACCGACGCCAAGATCATCGCCGACCTCGGCCTCAAGGCGCGCATCCTGACGCACATCCGTTGCGCCAAGGAGGACGCCAAAGTCGCGCTCGATACGGGCGTCGACGGGCTTGACGTAGTGATCGGCACCTCCTCCTACCTGCGCGAGTTCAGCCACGGCAAGAGCATCGACGAGATTGTCGACCTGGCCGGCGACGTGCTGACGTACATCCGCTCGCAGGCCCCGAACATCGAACTGCGCTTCTCGACCGAGGACTCGTTCCGTTCGGAGATGCAGGACTTGTTCCGGGTCTATCTGGCGGTGGACAAGCTGGGTGTGGTCAATCGTCTCGGCATCGCCGACACGGTCGGCATCGCGACGCCGACGCAGGTTCACCGCATGGTCAGCACGCTGCGCAGCATGACCAAAGCCGACATCGAGTTCCACGGCCACAACGACTCCGGCTGCGCCATCGCTAACTCGTTCGCGGCCTTGGAAGGCGGCGCCACGCACATCGACACCAGCGTACTGGGCATCGGCGAGCGCAACGGCATCACGCCGCTCGGCGGGTTCATTGCGCGTATGTACACCACCAACCGCGCGCTGACCAAGCAGAAATACCGCCTCGACCGCCTGCGCCGGATCGACGAGATGGTCGGCGAGATGGTCGGCGTGGCGGTGCCGTTCAACAACTACGTGACCGGCGTCACGGCGTTCACGCACAAGGCCGGCATCCACGCCAAGGCGATCCTCAACAACCCGGAAACCTACGAAGCGCTCGACCCGCACGATTTCGGGCTGACGCGCTATATCAGCATCGCCCACAAGCTGACCGGTTGGAACGCCGTCAAAGACCGCGCCGAGCAACTCGGGCTGACGCTGACCGACGAGCAGGTCAAAGCGGTCACGGCGCACATCAAAGACCTGGCCGATCACAAGCCGATCGACCTGGAGGACGTGGACGAGCTGCTGCACCGGTGGGCGGAAAAGCAGTGA
- a CDS encoding four helix bundle protein encodes MKGLPHANRYSDLIVYQKVRGLQQEIFARTEAFPKAELYSLTSQIRRSSRSIGAQIAEAWGKRRYENHFVSKLTDADSEQYETSHWIAVALDCGYWDSQSAEQLQRQCEEIGRLVNGMIDKASLFCGAASGTLRESSEAYFSSENL; translated from the coding sequence ATGAAAGGTTTGCCGCACGCGAATCGTTATAGCGACCTCATCGTGTATCAAAAGGTTCGAGGGCTACAACAGGAGATATTCGCACGAACGGAGGCTTTTCCAAAGGCTGAGCTGTATTCCTTGACAAGCCAGATACGACGATCATCTCGCTCAATCGGAGCGCAAATCGCGGAAGCTTGGGGCAAACGGCGCTACGAAAATCACTTCGTAAGCAAACTCACCGATGCGGACAGCGAACAATACGAGACGAGCCACTGGATTGCAGTGGCGCTGGATTGCGGTTACTGGGATAGCCAGTCTGCCGAGCAGCTACAGCGACAGTGTGAGGAGATTGGCCGTCTTGTGAACGGTATGATAGACAAAGCTTCTCTGTTCTGTGGGGCCGCCTCGGGCACGCTGCGTGAATCATCTGAAGCCTATTTCTCATCCGAAAATCTGTAG
- a CDS encoding homoaconitate hydratase family protein: MPATFVEKVLARTSGQRAVVVGQIVDASPDVILSHDNTAAISKIFRALGQARVRYPDRHAITLDHAVPAPNTQHATNHADVRKFVAEQGITNFFEAGRGICHQVLSEEGIALPGSLVIGSDSHTPHFGWLGACGVGVGRSEMAAIWATGELWLRVPESVRIIVDGRLPFGVTAKDLALHIIGRFGADGGIYQSIEFSGSGVMSLTLDSRGVIPNMMAEFGAKNAYIPPDDILLDWLAPRYARRLALRHGSTPWRAERPATGGRGAARDGRGTPDAAEVASRRAEIAARCVLPDAEASYVATHHMDANVIEPLVACPHTVDNVKPLSQVRGTRVQQAFLGTCTNGRVEDLAAAAEVVKGKHVAPGTRLVVIPASSEIMVEALRLGYVQTLVEAGAMIGTPGCGPCMGNHFGVPAPNEVTISSANRNFRGRMGTRDSEIYLASPAVVAASAIAGCIADPREVRSNDRVRG, encoded by the coding sequence TTGCCCGCCACTTTCGTCGAAAAAGTCCTCGCCCGCACGTCCGGCCAGCGCGCCGTGGTCGTGGGGCAGATCGTGGACGCGTCGCCCGACGTGATCCTGTCGCACGACAACACGGCGGCGATCAGCAAGATCTTCCGCGCGTTGGGCCAGGCGCGGGTGCGCTACCCCGACCGCCACGCCATCACGCTCGACCACGCAGTGCCGGCGCCAAACACCCAGCACGCGACCAACCATGCCGACGTGCGCAAGTTCGTCGCGGAGCAGGGCATCACGAATTTCTTCGAGGCCGGGCGCGGCATCTGCCACCAGGTGTTGAGCGAGGAGGGCATCGCCCTGCCGGGCAGCCTCGTCATCGGCTCCGATTCGCACACGCCGCACTTCGGCTGGCTCGGCGCGTGCGGCGTCGGCGTCGGCCGCAGCGAGATGGCGGCGATCTGGGCGACCGGCGAGCTCTGGCTGCGCGTGCCGGAGAGCGTGCGCATCATCGTCGACGGCCGCTTGCCGTTCGGCGTGACCGCCAAAGATCTCGCTCTGCATATCATCGGCCGCTTCGGCGCGGACGGCGGCATCTACCAGTCGATCGAGTTCAGCGGCAGCGGCGTTATGTCGCTCACGCTCGACAGTCGCGGCGTCATCCCGAACATGATGGCCGAGTTCGGCGCCAAGAACGCCTACATCCCGCCCGACGACATACTGCTCGACTGGCTCGCACCGCGCTACGCCCGCCGGTTGGCGCTGCGCCACGGCTCCACGCCGTGGCGCGCTGAGCGCCCCGCGACTGGAGGCCGCGGGGCAGCGCGTGATGGGCGCGGGACGCCGGATGCGGCCGAGGTCGCGTCCCGCCGCGCCGAGATCGCCGCGCGCTGTGTCTTGCCCGATGCGGAGGCGTCGTACGTCGCGACACATCACATGGACGCAAACGTCATCGAGCCGCTGGTTGCCTGCCCACACACGGTGGACAACGTCAAGCCACTCTCGCAGGTGCGCGGCACACGGGTACAGCAGGCGTTCCTGGGGACCTGCACTAACGGGCGCGTGGAGGATCTAGCGGCGGCGGCCGAGGTCGTCAAGGGCAAGCACGTTGCGCCCGGCACGCGCCTGGTCGTCATTCCCGCCTCATCCGAGATCATGGTGGAGGCGCTGCGGCTCGGTTACGTGCAGACGCTGGTCGAGGCCGGCGCGATGATCGGCACGCCGGGCTGCGGCCCGTGCATGGGCAACCACTTCGGCGTGCCTGCGCCCAACGAGGTGACCATCAGCAGCGCCAACCGAAACTTCCGCGGGCGCATGGGCACCCGCGACTCCGAAATCTACCTGGCCAGCCCAGCGGTTGTTGCCGCTAGCGCCATCGCCGGCTGTATTGCCGATCCGCGCGAAGTGCGAAGCAATGACAGGGTGAGGGGATGA